A stretch of the Bacillus sp. FJAT-18017 genome encodes the following:
- a CDS encoding carbohydrate ABC transporter permease: MIGWSFVILAAVMIFIFYFYPMFQALLLSFQSGTGRNLSWVGLENYARLLKDPVFITTVKNTVIYLIIQVPLMIVLALILSVILNSKTIKFKGLFRTAIFLPAVTSLVAYSVIFKYMFGQDGLINIMLMKISLISEPIQWLTDPFWAKVTIILAITWRWTGYNMIFYLSSLQNIDQSIYEAAKIDGASAFQQFTKITVPLLKPIILFTSITSTIGTLQLFDEVMNITAGGPGNATMTISQYIYNLSFKYTPDFGYAATVSYAIVAMIVVFSIIQFKVAGDKND; encoded by the coding sequence TACCCGATGTTTCAGGCATTGCTGTTGTCCTTTCAATCTGGCACTGGGAGAAACCTGAGCTGGGTAGGGCTTGAAAACTACGCAAGGCTTCTAAAGGACCCTGTGTTTATCACCACCGTGAAAAACACAGTCATTTACTTGATCATCCAGGTTCCACTGATGATTGTCCTTGCCCTTATCCTGTCGGTAATCCTAAACAGCAAGACAATCAAATTCAAAGGACTGTTCAGGACGGCAATATTCCTGCCGGCTGTTACATCACTTGTTGCTTACTCGGTCATTTTTAAATACATGTTCGGCCAGGATGGCCTAATCAACATCATGCTAATGAAAATTTCGTTAATCAGTGAACCAATCCAGTGGCTGACCGACCCGTTCTGGGCAAAGGTTACCATCATTCTTGCAATCACATGGCGCTGGACAGGCTATAACATGATCTTCTATCTGTCCTCCCTGCAGAATATTGACCAATCGATATACGAAGCAGCCAAAATTGATGGAGCTTCGGCGTTCCAGCAATTCACAAAAATTACTGTGCCGCTTCTGAAGCCAATCATTTTGTTTACATCAATCACATCAACAATCGGTACGCTTCAGCTGTTTGATGAAGTCATGAATATCACGGCCGGCGGACCTGGGAATGCGACAATGACAATTTCCCAGTATATTTACAACCTGTCGTTCAAATACACACCTGACTTCGGGTATGCCGCGACCGTTTCTTATGCAATTGTTGCCATGATCGTCGTCTTCTCAATCATCCAGTTCAAAGTGGCAGGTGATAAAAATGATTAA
- a CDS encoding carbohydrate ABC transporter permease yields MIKKISAYTVLTIASIVSIFPFLWMVVSSTNKSSDVTQGKLLPGSHLVENFKNLLETIDLVPALLNSAKISILTTILAMLIASLAGYGFEIFRSKSKDILFTILLLSMMIPFAALMVPLFRMFADLSQIFPAIGIDTTTAVILPTVTTAFLIFFFRQNTKMFPKEILEAGRIDGLTELGIFFRIYIPTMKTTYAAAAIITFMSSWNSYLWPLVVLQSPENMTIPLLISNLGSSYAPDYGVIFTAIVIATLPTALIFFFMQKHFVAGMMGSVK; encoded by the coding sequence ATGATTAAAAAGATATCCGCCTATACAGTACTGACCATCGCATCCATCGTCTCGATTTTCCCATTTTTATGGATGGTTGTCAGTTCGACGAATAAATCATCCGATGTCACACAAGGGAAATTACTGCCCGGCAGCCACCTGGTCGAAAACTTCAAAAATCTGCTTGAAACAATCGACCTTGTACCGGCACTGCTTAATTCAGCGAAAATCTCAATCCTGACAACGATTCTCGCGATGCTGATCGCTTCGCTAGCGGGCTACGGCTTTGAAATTTTCAGAAGCAAGTCGAAAGACATCCTGTTCACAATCCTGCTTCTGTCGATGATGATTCCATTCGCGGCATTGATGGTTCCATTGTTCAGGATGTTCGCCGACCTTTCTCAAATCTTCCCGGCAATCGGGATTGATACAACTACAGCTGTTATCTTGCCAACCGTTACGACAGCGTTCCTGATTTTCTTTTTCAGGCAGAACACAAAAATGTTCCCGAAGGAAATCCTGGAGGCCGGGCGAATCGATGGCCTGACCGAGCTTGGCATTTTCTTCAGGATTTATATCCCGACCATGAAAACAACGTATGCAGCTGCGGCGATCATCACGTTCATGTCGAGCTGGAATAGCTATCTTTGGCCGCTCGTTGTCCTGCAGTCGCCTGAAAACATGACGATTCCGCTATTGATATCAAACCTTGGTTCAAGCTATGCACCTGACTACGGCGTTATCTTTACGGCTATTGTCATCGCAACACTCCCAACTGCACTCATCTTCTTCTTCATGCAGAAGCATTTTGTTGCAGGTATGATGGGATCTGTCAAATAA